One Chitinophaga sp. H8 DNA window includes the following coding sequences:
- the pdxA gene encoding 4-hydroxythreonine-4-phosphate dehydrogenase PdxA, which yields MTNITNTNKPVIGITVGDLNSIGTEIIIKTFVDTRMLEFCTPVIFASNKTINFYRKLMNENNFNYQSIKDFSRINHKQISVFNCWEEEVQITPGVLNETGGKYAARALSVAIQCLKDGYIQGLVTAPIHKNNIQSANFNYTGHTPYLKDAFGAKDVLMFMTAENMRVGLLTEHVPVAEVAQYVTKENILSKLQLMKDSLIKDFGIDKPRIAVLGLNPHAGDEGLIGKEEIQHIAPAIKHAKGNGILCFGPYSADAFFARQMYTQFDGVLAMYHDQGLIPFKSLATGEGINYTAGLSIVRTSPDHGTAFDIAGKNLASPDSFRQSIFSCLEILEKRATYASNTANPLKKIELISEKGAV from the coding sequence AAAACCTTTGTAGATACCAGGATGCTGGAGTTTTGTACCCCAGTCATTTTTGCATCTAACAAAACCATCAACTTCTACCGGAAGCTGATGAATGAAAATAATTTCAACTACCAGAGTATAAAAGACTTCTCCCGTATCAATCATAAGCAGATCAGTGTGTTTAACTGCTGGGAAGAAGAAGTACAGATTACACCGGGGGTACTGAATGAAACGGGAGGAAAATATGCTGCCCGCGCACTGTCAGTGGCTATTCAATGCCTGAAAGATGGTTATATCCAGGGCCTGGTTACCGCTCCCATTCATAAAAACAATATCCAAAGCGCCAATTTCAACTATACCGGTCATACTCCTTACCTGAAAGATGCTTTCGGTGCAAAGGATGTCCTCATGTTCATGACTGCCGAAAACATGCGGGTGGGTCTGCTTACGGAACACGTGCCTGTGGCAGAAGTGGCGCAATATGTTACCAAAGAAAACATACTGAGCAAGCTGCAACTCATGAAAGACAGCCTGATAAAGGATTTTGGTATTGACAAACCACGTATCGCTGTGTTAGGACTCAATCCGCATGCAGGTGATGAAGGCCTGATAGGTAAGGAAGAAATACAGCATATTGCACCGGCTATCAAACATGCCAAGGGCAATGGTATATTATGCTTTGGCCCTTATAGCGCAGATGCTTTCTTTGCCCGTCAAATGTATACCCAATTTGATGGGGTACTGGCCATGTACCACGATCAGGGCCTCATCCCTTTTAAATCACTGGCTACCGGCGAGGGAATCAACTATACAGCTGGCCTGAGCATTGTTCGGACTTCTCCCGACCATGGTACCGCCTTTGATATTGCCGGCAAAAACCTGGCTAGTCCGGATAGCTTCCGCCAATCTATATTTTCATGCCTGGAAATACTGGAAAAACGTGCTACCTACGCCAGCAACACCGCTAATCCTCTTAAAAAGATAGAACTGATATCAGAAAAGGGCGCTGTTTAA